A segment of the Vanessa cardui chromosome 22, ilVanCard2.1, whole genome shotgun sequence genome:
cggttttacaacaggatcccagaaagcgttcaaaatgcctctgttgccaaattaaaaaaatttattaaggaacgcttgtgtgcaaaaggtactatacaattaatgagtttatgatcgatagcacaccttgggaatgaaacgatcgcctcctggctatttcatctcatattaaattgtttaaataatatatgagacaaataaaaaaaaaaccgctgagtttctttcgccggttcttctcaggtcagggtattttcttttccgaaccggtggtagtgtttcaattgaccatcaataagaaagtgtaatgcttctatattgaataaagctatttgagtttgagtttgagtttacacACACGCGCGAATAATATATAGCACGCCAATAATTTAATTGAGCcactgttgattttttttttgtggtttttgtttaaagacattgattatttacattagaattaataatgttaagtgcttaaatgtaaacaaatatgatTTAGACGTAGTTAGAGTGTAAATCTTCAAGGTGTACTCAGtagcggcgcaagatcgaatcttaatgtgggaaAAAGTTTTcgaggcccttgtttttttcaaatttcggacgaggccctttgcaccgcgAGGCCGTGGGCGGTGGCCCACACTGCCCACGCCTTACGCCGCCATGAGGTGTACTACACCGTTGCATCGCAGTTCCGATGCTCTATACAAAGGCCCTCCTGTCCCCAGTCAAGGTAAGCTCGcggtattatacttttattgaagctttttgcactactACCGAAGACCCATATGTTTCAACAGCTATTGTGATAAAACATATTTCTGAATACCTACTGTTGAAATGCAAaaagtgtataatataattttaagaatttttgCTATAAATAAGAACACTGAAATCAGTTTGTGaacatttaactttatttcataatacaatATCGACAAAGCAATAATCGTAATACAATCATACGAAACATAACGACAAAATACTCCGATACCAACACATataatcaaatgtaaaaaaaacatgtcaaacattaataaaaaaagtaaaaaacatttacttaatatttctaaagCGTATcagttatttatgttaaaaccGACGAAGTAGAATATTTCTTTACGGCTGGGCCACATTATATAAGATAAGTACATATAATGTTTGAAATACGTACATTATTAAATGCAAAACGTGATAAAAACCGAAAGCGATGGCCGTGTtcctcatatatatatatttggtaatTGACTAGAATCAGAGGTGCAATAAGCTCTCAAGGCCGAAAGAAACAATAGCTCGACAAATGATCAGAAAATAATCTCCGCAGCATACGAGTACATCCTCAAGTATTCGGAGATAAGCGCGATCACATCAATAGACTGGTAATAGACtcggtaaattataaaaataatcttatttcaaaaatactcTCATCTCTCACTAATATTCGACTTACTATAGTAGCGACGGTAATACAAGTATTTAGTCCCAAATCGTCTGGTAGTGCTGATAAGCCTCTTTTTTAACGCCTGCTGTTTATCCAAAACACCATCGTGACGTGTTCATGTGTACATGTGAaactttacattatattttctgAGAACCATACATTATTTGTTTAACGACTAGAGTTTAGTTGTTACTCTCGATAAAACATACATCAGGTATATTGTGTTCCACAAATGTTGTTTAAAAGCTAAATAAAATTCACAATAGTCTTTGCTTACAGTCTTCTAATTTTTTCTTCAGGTGTCCGAGAtgagaaaaattatataatatattatcgatTTAAGTAAAACCTGTCACGACAATTACAATATCACGTTTGCTTCCAATTCCTACAAATCAATCAAACCCGGACACCTGACGACTAGTACGCCGAGCATCTGAGACGCCTATATAGCCGTCTCCTTCCTGTCCAAGGAAGCCAGCAGTTCGACCTCGTCGTAGGCGGGCGGGGGATCGTCGCAGCCTTCAAGCTCGAAATCTAGATCACTTTCtagaaaattcaataatattagtgaaaaggttttttaaaatagaCTTAGAATAAAGTACATCGCCACGTGGCAGTGTCTCGACTGTTAGATATTCGAGGGCGTTGCTAGgtgctacttggtggtagggctttgtgcaaacccgtctgggtaggtaccacccactcatcagttattctaccgccaaacaacagtactcagtattgttgtgttccggtctgaagggtgagtgagccagtgtaactacaggcacaagggacataacatcttagttcccaaggttggtggcacattgacgatgtaaggaatagttaataattcttacagcgttaatgtctatgggcgatggtgaccacttaccatcaggtggcccatatgctcgtccgccaacctataccataaaaaaaggtgCGACTACGTACCGGAGAGCGCGCCGGACTGCGGGCGCAGTACGGGCGCGAGCACGTCGCCGGCGCTGGCGTGGCGCGCGCGCGACCAGcccgcgggcggcggcgcggccaCCGGCGCGCGCCACACGCCCGCCGCGCCGCTCTCCTCCATGTAGGACGCCTCCCACTCGTACCCCACCGCCTCTGCGTCCGAGgtgttacaatttaaattatatgtcaaCTTTGCTAAAGGTTTTACAAGTTTTCAAATGTATTATCCCTACATCGCcaggtgagtcgagatggcccagtggttagaacgcgtgcatcttaaccgatgattgcggtttcaaacccaggcaagcaccgctgattcatgtgcttaatttgtctttataattcatctcgtactcggcggtgaaggaaaacatcgtgaggaaacctgcatgtgacaaatttcatagaaattctgccacatatgtattccaccaacccgcattggaacagcgtggtggaatatgttccaaaccttctcctcaaagggagaggaggcctttagcccagcagtgggaatttacaggctgttgttgttgttgttgttgttgtacatcgCCAGGTGTTTCCGGCGAATGCCAGTATTTTATGTAAGCTCACTAACCTACGGAGGGCGGCGGCGCCGGTATGGTGTGAGTGTTGTACAGACTGGAGCGCGACTCGACGGTGTGGTGCATGGCCCCCGACCGGTCCAGCTCCACGTCCTCCATGTCGTTGCGCTCGAAGCCGGCCACCTGGAACTCCGTCAGCGGCACCAGCGGCTGCCTGTGCCGGCCCATGTCCTTGCTTCTAATGGATTCGTTCAAACACTGTTTAGCTTCCTTGGGTTTGCACACTTTCTTAACCTTGTGCTCGGCTTTTATTTCGTTGCTGTTCTCGTTGGGGCTGGCGGTGTCGCCCGCCTCGCCGATGTAGAAGTTCGTCACGCTCTCGGTGGCATCCTTGTCTTTGATGTCATCGTTTAGGGATTCTTTATTCAGATCTTTCTTCCGGGACGATTTAATGTTAGTGTAGTGTTTCTTGCAGGTTCTGACGACCACTTTGTCCGTGGTCTCTTCCAAGGATTCGTCTTTATCGGATTTATCGGAGACATCGCTCGCGTTGGAGAATTCGTTGTCCGACTTTAGGGGTATGTAGAGGTCTTTGGAAGATCGCTCCCAGTCTCTTCTGTGTATGACCTCGTCGATGACGCTGGGCGCGGAGTGGTAGCGGGCGTCGGGGTCCGCTGGCTCCAAATGTGACTTTCTTCTGCACCGAATCTCCTCGTGACTCCTGTGGGAAGATAGTGGCTGTTTCGTGTGAcctataaaatgaaatgatcttttattttttataaagatgatATTATCAAATACCATTaagataaatttgtaatattaggaACGTATTTTTATGAGCTCaacatgataaaaatatattaatatttttccatatttaaaaaaatgcggACCTAGTTATAAATGTTATGTACATATCAGCTTTTATAGATGCATGCAAACCCTACCGGTAATTCCTAGAGTCAAGATGATTATAACAAAGTTCATAAGTTACCGGATGTACTTGGCGTGTGCAGGGACACCGCGCTGCTCCCAAACCGTCTCGCGAACAACTCATTCGAGCGCTGGCGGGGATTTGATTCTGCAATGTAtgaaattcaaatcaaatttatagaagtataaaaagtaaagtcaaTTTCAAAAGGAAATACTTCCtgtcttaataaaaaaagctaagAGCTTGTATCACCACGCTACTCGATTGACTTGATGgacatttgtatgtataatttcatcTGATTCGGAGATATAGTTTAGTATAAAAATCAGTTCATGTACTAATCGATAACTGACGGATAGGCCTCGCTTCGTTTAATCTATATAAACatgaatttttgttttaaaaaaagataaaaaatagtttaacaaATCTATTCATGAAATCGTTTGCACAGCCAAACAGCAGCAGAACTAAACGTAGAggtaaaacaaatgaatctAAAAAGTTGAAATCaggaacatacatatattttatagcgaaagtatattttaagataaacacTTTAAGGAGCGGTAACGCCTATCAAcatcaaacaacaacagcagcctctaaatttcccactgctgggctaaggtttcctctccctctgaggagaaggtttggaacatattccaccacgctgttccaatgaagattggttgaatacacatgtggcagattttttatgaaattagacatatgcaggtttcctcacgatgtttcccttcaccgccgaataaacacaaattaagcacgtgaaaattcTGTGGTGTGttaattgtgggttcaaacccaggcagggtttgaacccgcaattacggttaagatgcacgctttctaaccactgccatctcggctcatgcaTATTACACTTAGCGCCATTTATCGCCAGTGTCCTTACAGTTTGCAAACAAACACAGCAACTGCTTTGTATTATTAGTCAATACGAACAGTGGAAACTCGGCTGACATATTGTAAATCATTACCTATATCATTTTATCGTAAGTTTCCCTAAAAAGTAGATTTGAAACGCGAAAaacttagttaattaaaatagtgaaaTGAAATGGTTTATTGTAATGGATTATTATATTGggtataaagaggaaaactttttCATATTTCGTGTAATCAATCGACGTACAAGAAGTGAATCAAGCGTTTGTTGCATATGGATGTCAActacaaataagaaaataaaattaaaaatgtaataactatAACATTACCTCCAATTTAAAGTTCGATTGATGAAATGAATTCTTTAATcgcaaaaaaagaatatatattaaggCATATTTTACTCACATTTACTCGTCATATACACGATGATACGATCTCCAAAATTAATGTTGTCCAACAAAATACATGGGAGTAATAAATTTATGAGTTCTTCCAAACATCTACAGTTTAATGGGTGCCACGATAACGATACTATTTTACACGCACATACACAACTACTGTATAAGCAATATATCTATGTTATTTACCGTTAGATATAACAGGCTTTTGAGGGTACTTTTCAGAGCTAGAATCtgtaaaagaataatatattttcctgGTATAATAGGTAtgcataaatacaatattaagtacatatataaataaaacatgcatTATAGATTTTCAAATAATCTAAAACacagtattatatatagaacAAAAACTTAACggcaaaagaaatatattatatagtaagcAGTCTGCCATTCTTAT
Coding sequences within it:
- the LOC124539163 gene encoding uncharacterized protein LOC124539163, with product MGGIGVGALGGAGGVLAAEVCAPLLLLCWLCCWPDDDRSESNPRQRSNELFARRFGSSAVSLHTPSTSGHTKQPLSSHRSHEEIRCRRKSHLEPADPDARYHSAPSVIDEVIHRRDWERSSKDLYIPLKSDNEFSNASDVSDKSDKDESLEETTDKVVVRTCKKHYTNIKSSRKKDLNKESLNDDIKDKDATESVTNFYIGEAGDTASPNENSNEIKAEHKVKKVCKPKEAKQCLNESIRSKDMGRHRQPLVPLTEFQVAGFERNDMEDVELDRSGAMHHTVESRSSLYNTHTIPAPPPSVEAVGYEWEASYMEESGAAGVWRAPVAAPPPAGWSRARHASAGDVLAPVLRPQSGALSESDLDFELEGCDDPPPAYDEVELLASLDRKETAI